From Bombus vancouverensis nearcticus unplaced genomic scaffold, iyBomVanc1_principal scaffold0067, whole genome shotgun sequence, the proteins below share one genomic window:
- the LOC143304961 gene encoding venom serine protease Bi-VSP-like translates to MVNQLNLSICTYVLIVCCMIEYRIGAWPWIAALGFRNSRNPDKPLWKCGGSLISARHVLTAAHCAHMDGIENIHNHNIAILRLVEEVPFSRYVYPICTKEPLRKSNFVGYNPLVAGWGALRYRRPRRNALMEVQMPVIKNAECKIAYSKFPNAPDITDGIICAEHAQGGEDSCTADRCGPLLIQHELTSYLIGC, encoded by the exons atggtaaaccagctgaacttg agtatttgtacgtatgtacttatcgtctgctgtatgatcgaatatcgaatag gcgcttggccatggatcgctgcattaggttttcgtaattcccgaaacccagacaaaccactatggaagtgcggaggttccctgatatcggctaggcatgttttgaccgcagcacattgtgcacatatggatggaatagaaaacatacacaatcataatattgccattcttagattggtggaggaggtgccattttcga ggtacgtatatcccatttgtacgaaagagcccctacgaaagagcaacttcgtcggctataacccccttgttgctggatggggagcgttaagatata gacgaccacgacgtaatgcattaatggaagttcaaatgccagtgattaagaacgccgaatgcaaaatagcttattccaaatttcctaatgcacctgatatcactgatggtataatatgcgccgaacatgctcagggtggagaggattcttgtacg gctgaccgctgcggaccactgctgatacaacatgaattaacctcgtatttaatag gctgttaa